A window of Hyperolius riggenbachi isolate aHypRig1 chromosome 1, aHypRig1.pri, whole genome shotgun sequence contains these coding sequences:
- the RPP25L gene encoding ribonuclease P protein subunit p25-like protein — MENYKKVREEEKAQDPPFSALPPDIIDMKVKDGSKIRNLMGFAIGKMESDGVRQILFSGTGKALSKTITCVEIMKRRVKNLHQVTKVFYRPREEIWEPIVPEVGLDPLTVKRNTPAICVLLSKDPLDTSELGYQAPGKYDSHWIQELKPDTQGPKRKKPGQGRGGANGRKQQRPPPGGRGEVPNKT, encoded by the coding sequence ATGGAGAACTACAAGAAGGtgcgggaggaggagaaggctcaGGATCCGCcgttttccgccctccctccAGACATCATTGATATGAAAGTGAAGGATGGAAGCAAGATCCGGAATCTGATGGGCTTTGCCATCGGTAAGATGGAGAGCGACGGCGTGCGGCAGATCCTGTTCAGCGGCACCGGCAAAGCCCTCAGCAAGACCATCACCTGCGTGGAGATCATGAAGAGGAGGGTGAAGAACCTCCACCAGGTCACCAAGGTCTTCTACAGGCCAAGAGAGGAGATCTGGGAGCCCATCGTACCGGAGGTGGGCCTGGACCCCCTGACTGTGAAGAGAAACACCCCCGCCATCTGCGTCCTGCTCAGCAAGGACCCCTTAGACACATCAGAACTGGGATACCAGGCCCCGGGCAAGTACGACTCCCACTGGATACAAGAGCTAAAGCCAGACACCCAGGGGCCCAAGAGAAAGAAACCCGGGCAAGGAAGAGGCGGGGCTAACGGAAGGAAGCAGCAGAGGCCGCCCCCTGGAGGGCGAGGGGAGGTCCCTAATAAAACATAG